In Lepidochelys kempii isolate rLepKem1 chromosome 8, rLepKem1.hap2, whole genome shotgun sequence, a single genomic region encodes these proteins:
- the USP1 gene encoding ubiquitin carboxyl-terminal hydrolase 1, translating into MPGVLPTDATGLLRGSPSKKNRLSLKLFQKKETKRALDFTDSQENEQKSPEYRGSEIDQVVPAAQPPSPISCEKKDNMLPFVGLNNLGNTCYLNSILQVLYFCPGFKTGVKHLFNIISKKREMLKDEGEQKSDKGSCKEDPLASYELIFSLHSLILSVEQLQASFLLNPEKYTDELATQPRRLLNTLRELNPMYEGYLQHDAQEVLQCILGNIQETCQILKKEELKNMPVEEPVAHLEKSNQNTESNGINSPVEENDYATSSHTAEGSEDKLSKGIGKRKSDTESGNAKKKSKVSKEHNAVEENQRQTRSKRKATAEKLENPTEAIDKYSIENEIAKPTQKKSRLKLNWFKSSGKQPSILSKFCSVGKLANNLGSKEQMKETDAWEIEKASVKCENGNIKEYCELASPVESAGEKGTEKPLQEGSELAVFELVEKLFQGQLVLRTRCLECECFTERREDFQDISVPVQEDELSKAEESSEISPEPKTEMKTLKWAISQFASVERIVGEDKYFCENCRHYTEAERSLLFDKMPEVITVHLKCFAANGLEFDCYGGLSKINTPLLTPLKLSLEEWSTKSTNDTYGLFAVVMHSGITISSGHYTASVKITDLNSLELDKGNFITDQMYEVIKPEPLNEEEARAVAEDYDDGEVSFRVNGNAQSSKTLSKKNMEAVGLLGGQKSKSDCDLYNNKATNPDKVVNTLTENKNFESTSTNGILEFDKSTENGDQNGIAFSGLENKALYVLQSLKEYEGKWLLFDDSEVKVTEEKDFLNSLSPTSSSTSTPYLLFYKKIVE; encoded by the exons TGATCAGGTTGTTCCTGCAGCACAGCCTCCTTCACCCATTAGTTGTGAGAAAAAAGACAATATGCTGCCTTTTGTGGGCTTGAACAATCTTGGCAATACTTGTTACCTTAACAGCATACTTCAG GTGTTATATTTTTGCCCTGGCTTTAAAACTGGAGTGAAACACTTATTTAACATTATTTCAAAGAAGAGAGAAATGTTAAAGGATGAAGGAGAACAAAAGTCAGACAAG GGAAGTTGTAAAGAAGATCCTTTGGCAAGTTATGAACTAATCTTCAGTTTGCATTCCTTGATTCtttcagtggaacagcttcaggcCAGCTTTCTATTAAATCCAGAAAAATATACAGATGAACTTGCTACTCAGCCAAGAAGGCTACTAAACACACTTAG AGAACTTAACCCTATGTATGAAGGATATCTACAACATGATGCCCAGGAAGTATTGCAGTGTATTCTTGGTAACATCCAGGAAACGTGTCAGATATTGAAGAAGGAAGAATTGAAAAATATGCCAGTGGAAGAGCCTGTAGCTCACTTGGAGAAGTCTAATCAAAATACTGAAAGCAATGGCATTAACAGCCCTGTTGAGGAAAATGACTATGCAACAAGCAGTCACACTGCAGAGGGTTCTGAAGACAAACTATCCAAAGGAATTGGGAAAAGGAAAAGTGACACTGAGAGTGGGAATGCAAAGAAAAAATCTAAAGTATCCAAGGAGCATAATGCAGTAGAGGAAAATCAGAGACAGACCAGATCAAAGAGGAAAGCAACAGCGGAGAAACTAGAAAATCCTACGGAAGCCATTGATAAGTATTCTATTGAAAATGAGATTGCAAAGCCAACACAGAAGAAATCACGACTTAAATTAAATTGGTTTAAGTCTtcaggcaaacaacccagcattcTGTCTAAATTCTGTAGTGTCGGAAAGCTAGCAAACAACTTGGGATCCAAAGAGCAGATGAAAGAAACTGATGCCTGGGAGATTGAAAAGGCATCTGTAAAGTGTGAAAATGGTAATATAAAAGAATACTGTGAACTTGCATCCCCTGTGGAAAGTGCTGGTGAAAAAGGAACTGAAAAACCACTACAAGAAG GTTCAGAGTTAGCTGTTTTTGAATTAGTGGAGAAACTGTTCCAGGGTCAGTTGGTATTGAGAACACGATGTTTGGAGTGTGAATGTTTTACTGAAAGAAGAGAAGACTTTCAGGACATCAGTGTCCCAGTACAAGAAGATGAACTTTCTAAAGCAGAAGAGAGTTCTGAAA TTTCTCCAGAGCCAAAAACAGAAATGAAGACCCTAAAATGGGCAATTTCACAGTTTGCATCAGTAGAGAGGATTGTGGGAGAGGATAAATATTTCTGTGAAAACTGCCGTCATTACACAGAAGCAGAACGCAGTCTTTTATTTGATAAAATGCCTGAAGTTATAACCGTTCACTTGAAGTGCTTTGCTGCTAATGGTTTAGA GTTTGATTGTTATGGTGGACTGTCAAAGATAAATACTCCCTTATTGACACCTCTTAAATTGTCACTAGAAGAATGGAGCACAAAGTCTACTAATGATACGTATGGATTATTTGCAGTAGTAATGCACAGTGGCATTACAATTAGCAGTGGACACTACACTGCCTCTGTCAAAATTACAGATCTTAATAGTTTAGAATTAGACAAGGGCAATTTCATCACTGACCAGATGTATGAAGTGATTAAGCCAGAACCACTGAATGAGGAGGAAGCAAGAGCTGTTGCTGAAGATTATGATGATGGTGAAGTCTCTTTTAGAGTCAATGGAAATGCACAGTCAAGTAAAACTTTGAGCAAAAAGAATATGGAAGCTGTTGGACTTCTCGGAGGACAAAAAAGTAAGTCTGACTGTGACTTGTACAACAACAAAGCAACTAACCCTGATAAGGTTGTTAATACactaactgaaaataaaaattttgaGTCTACCAGTACTAATGGGATCTTGGAGTTTGATAAAAGTACTGAAAATGGTGATCAAAATGGTATAGCTTTCAGTGGACTAGAAAACAAAGCTTTGTATGTGTTACAAAGCTTGAAGGAATATGAGGGAAAGTGGTTGCTTTTTGATGATTCTGAAGTGAAGGTTACAGAGGAAAAGGACTTTCTGAACTCTCTCTCCCCTACATCGTCATCTACATCAACTCCTTACCTTTTGTTTTATAAGAAAATTGTAGAGTGA